From a single Pseudorasbora parva isolate DD20220531a chromosome 15, ASM2467924v1, whole genome shotgun sequence genomic region:
- the dusp23a gene encoding dual specificity protein phosphatase 23a produces the protein MSRASVVPPNFSWVEPQKLAGLACPSETQHYKFLVENGIKHLVCLLESKPPKYDSCPELILHHISIVDFTPPSPAQILRFLSIVEEANAKGEAVAVHCMHGHGRTGTMLACYLVKTRNLSGPEAIKEIRRLRKGSIETKDQEKAVIEFQKYIQNCSQQH, from the exons ATGTCGCGCGCTTCCGTCGTTCCACCCAACTTCTCGTGGGTCGAACCTCAGAAACTCGCCGGACTGGCGTGTCCTTCAGAAACTCAGCATTACAAATTCCTGGTGGAGAATGGCATCAAACACCTGGTGTGCTTGTTGGAATCAAAACCACCGAAATATGACAGCTGTCCAGAGCTCATCCTGCATCACATTAGCATAGTGGACTTCACGCCACCGAGTCCGGCTCAAATACTGCGGTTCCTGAGCATCGTAGAGGAAGCCAACGCTAAAGGGGAG GCCGTTGCGGTTCACTGTATGCATGGTCATGGCAGGACAGGGACCATGCTAGCCTGTTACCTGGTGAAAACAAGGAACCTCTCCGGTCCGGAAGCCATCAAAGAAATCCGTCGACTTCGAAAAGGGTCCATTGAGACAAAAGACCAGGAGAAAGCAGTGATAGAGTTTCAGAAATACATTCAAAACTGTTctcaacaacattaa